The proteins below come from a single Burkholderia sp. FERM BP-3421 genomic window:
- a CDS encoding COX15/CtaA family protein — protein MSYLVQLGLIGLCIALLPLSYVWVKADDNKFRKLVWITTFLTLDLVMFGGFTRLTDSGLGCPDWPGCYGTASPFIAHAAITAAHQAMPTGPVSMTKAWIEMIHRYFAMAIGVLIIAQVVIAWTARLRRRPLHVSPWWPTGLLLLILVQGAFGAWTVTMKLQPVIVTIHLLLGLTLLGALGWLAARQTPPPAHDPGAGRYRAAALAALVLLVVQIALGGWVSTNYAVLACTDFPTCNGQWIPPMDFTHGFHLWRALGMTKDGDAITQDALVAIHWTHRTFAFVVVAYLIGLALRLRRFASLRRPADGVLLVVVLQFVTGLTNIVLQWPLPVAVAHNGGAAILLLLVIMLNFRILSSRPGRIAQPARDTAAA, from the coding sequence ATGTCGTATCTAGTGCAACTGGGCCTCATCGGCCTGTGCATCGCGCTGCTGCCGCTGTCCTACGTGTGGGTGAAGGCCGATGACAACAAATTCCGCAAGCTGGTGTGGATCACGACCTTCCTCACGCTCGACCTCGTGATGTTCGGCGGCTTCACGCGCCTGACCGATTCAGGGCTCGGCTGCCCGGACTGGCCGGGCTGCTACGGCACCGCATCGCCGTTCATCGCGCATGCGGCGATCACGGCCGCGCACCAGGCGATGCCGACCGGCCCCGTGTCGATGACGAAGGCCTGGATCGAGATGATCCACCGCTACTTCGCGATGGCGATCGGCGTGCTGATCATCGCGCAGGTCGTGATCGCGTGGACGGCCCGGCTGCGCCGTCGCCCGCTGCACGTGTCGCCGTGGTGGCCGACCGGGCTGCTGCTGCTGATCCTGGTGCAGGGCGCGTTCGGCGCCTGGACGGTGACGATGAAGCTGCAGCCCGTGATCGTCACGATCCACCTGCTGCTCGGCCTCACGCTGCTCGGCGCGCTCGGCTGGCTGGCCGCGCGCCAGACGCCGCCGCCCGCGCACGATCCCGGGGCGGGGCGTTATCGCGCGGCGGCGCTCGCGGCGCTCGTGCTGCTCGTCGTGCAGATCGCGCTGGGCGGCTGGGTCAGCACCAACTACGCGGTGCTCGCGTGCACCGATTTCCCGACCTGCAACGGCCAGTGGATTCCGCCGATGGATTTCACGCACGGCTTCCACCTGTGGCGCGCGCTCGGCATGACCAAGGACGGCGACGCGATCACCCAGGACGCGCTGGTCGCGATTCACTGGACCCATCGCACCTTCGCGTTCGTCGTGGTCGCCTACCTGATCGGCCTCGCGCTGCGGCTGCGCCGTTTCGCGTCGCTGCGGCGGCCGGCCGACGGCGTGCTGCTGGTGGTCGTGCTCCAGTTCGTCACGGGCTTGACCAATATCGTGTTGCAGTGGCCTTTGCCCGTCGCCGTCGCGCATAACGGCGGCGCCGCGATCCTGCTGCTGCTCGTCATCATGCTAAACTTTCGCATCCTTTCAAGTCGCCCCGGCCGGATCGCGCAGCCTGCGCGCGACACCGCGGCCGCCTGA
- a CDS encoding twin transmembrane helix small protein, with the protein MHILVPIAFVLIIASLGSALYFMMHDRGQTKRMVWSLAARVGLSITLFLFILFANWMGWIHSTGLPIGR; encoded by the coding sequence ATGCACATCCTCGTTCCGATCGCGTTCGTCCTCATCATTGCCAGCCTGGGGTCGGCGCTGTATTTCATGATGCACGACCGCGGCCAGACGAAGCGCATGGTCTGGTCGCTCGCGGCGCGGGTCGGCCTGTCGATCACGCTGTTCCTGTTCATCCTGTTCGCAAACTGGATGGGCTGGATCCATTCGACCGGTTTGCCGATCGGCCGCTGA
- a CDS encoding SURF1 family protein: MKFRWLPVLLIFLVVAVTVRLGFWQLDRAHQKEALADSIARYEQAPARALDAQPIALRDIEFHRVRAVGRFLPARAVYLDNRPYHDQPGFYVVMPLELSGGGYVLVNRGWLPRNIADRTAIEAFPTPPGEVAIEGIARADASRAFELGEGGSAANQRIRQNLDVAEYARETGLPLQPFVIQQTNDIGDRLVRDWPAPTLGVERNYGYMAQWWAMAAAAVGFGLYAARRAARKSSGAA, from the coding sequence ATGAAGTTCCGTTGGCTCCCCGTCCTCCTGATCTTCCTGGTGGTCGCCGTGACCGTGCGGCTCGGTTTCTGGCAGCTCGACCGCGCCCACCAGAAGGAAGCCCTCGCCGACAGCATCGCGCGCTACGAGCAGGCGCCCGCGCGCGCGCTGGATGCGCAGCCGATTGCGCTGCGCGACATCGAATTCCACCGGGTGCGCGCGGTCGGCCGCTTCCTGCCGGCGCGCGCGGTCTACCTGGACAACCGGCCGTACCACGATCAGCCGGGCTTCTACGTGGTGATGCCGCTCGAGCTGTCGGGCGGCGGCTATGTGCTCGTCAATCGCGGCTGGCTGCCGCGCAACATCGCGGATCGCACCGCGATCGAGGCGTTCCCGACGCCGCCGGGCGAGGTCGCGATCGAGGGCATCGCGCGCGCCGACGCGTCGCGCGCATTCGAGCTGGGCGAGGGCGGGTCCGCCGCGAACCAGCGGATCCGTCAGAATCTCGACGTCGCCGAGTACGCGCGCGAAACCGGGCTGCCGCTGCAGCCGTTCGTGATCCAGCAGACGAACGATATCGGCGACCGGCTCGTGCGCGACTGGCCCGCGCCGACGCTCGGCGTCGAGCGCAACTACGGCTACATGGCCCAGTGGTGGGCGATGGCGGCCGCGGCCGTCGGATTCGGTCTGTACGCGGCGCGGCGCGCCGCGCGCAAGTCATCGGGCGCGGCGTGA
- the cyoE gene encoding heme o synthase — MQTSLSQTPGSRLSQYLALTKPRVTQLAVFCAVIGMFLATPGMVPWTVLLGGTVGIWLLAGAAFAINCLVEQKIDAMMRRTAWRPSARGEITSAQILLFSAVLGGAGAWTLYTFTNPLTMWLTIATFVGYAVIYTLLLKPMTPQNIVIGGASGAMPPALGWAAVTGAVPGDAWILVLIIFVWTPPHFWVLALYRRKDYENAGLPMLPNTHGEQYTRLHILLYTVILFAVTMMPFISGMSGIVYLTSAVLLGAVFLAYAWKIYRDYSDALARQAFRYSIIYLSLLFVALLVDHYAHPLLGM; from the coding sequence ATGCAGACCTCACTCTCCCAGACCCCCGGTAGCCGTCTTTCCCAGTACCTGGCCCTGACGAAGCCGCGGGTCACGCAGCTCGCGGTGTTCTGCGCGGTGATCGGGATGTTCCTCGCGACCCCGGGCATGGTGCCGTGGACGGTGCTGCTCGGCGGCACGGTCGGCATCTGGCTGCTGGCGGGCGCGGCGTTCGCGATCAACTGTCTCGTCGAGCAGAAGATCGACGCGATGATGCGCCGCACGGCGTGGCGGCCGTCGGCGCGCGGCGAGATCACGAGCGCGCAGATCCTGCTGTTCTCGGCCGTGCTCGGCGGCGCCGGCGCCTGGACCCTCTACACGTTCACGAATCCGCTGACGATGTGGCTCACGATCGCGACCTTCGTCGGCTACGCGGTGATCTACACGCTGCTGCTCAAGCCGATGACGCCGCAGAACATCGTGATCGGCGGCGCGTCCGGCGCGATGCCGCCCGCGCTCGGCTGGGCCGCGGTCACGGGCGCGGTGCCGGGCGATGCGTGGATCCTCGTGCTGATCATCTTCGTCTGGACGCCGCCGCATTTCTGGGTGCTCGCGCTGTATCGCCGCAAGGACTACGAGAACGCGGGCCTGCCGATGCTGCCGAACACGCACGGCGAGCAGTACACGCGCCTGCACATCCTGCTGTACACGGTGATCCTGTTCGCCGTCACGATGATGCCGTTCATCTCCGGGATGAGCGGAATCGTCTATCTGACGAGCGCGGTGCTGCTCGGCGCGGTGTTTCTCGCCTATGCCTGGAAGATCTACCGTGATTACTCCGATGCGCTCGCGCGCCAGGCGTTCCGCTACTCGATCATCTACTTGTCGCTGCTGTTCGTCGCGCTGCTCGTCGATCACTACGCGCATCCGCTGCTCGGGATGTGA
- a CDS encoding SCO family protein encodes MSTQSSRPTPPEASRSPAPQRGSWQRGRWMLLLLALVCAAPMLASYFTYYVIRPQGGSTNYGTLIEPQRPIPAAFEVTDEHGARVPLASLRGVWLLVMVNGGACDEACAKKLYFMRQVRATQAGERHRITMVWLRSDAAAVPDVIGRAYPDTRELSADPAELAKWLPVDAGTQLSDHIYMVDPNGNLMMRFPKNPDPSKIKRDVTKLLKWSSIG; translated from the coding sequence TTGTCTACGCAATCTTCCCGCCCGACGCCACCCGAGGCGAGCCGCTCGCCCGCCCCGCAACGCGGTTCGTGGCAGCGCGGCCGCTGGATGCTGCTGTTGCTCGCGCTGGTCTGCGCGGCGCCCATGCTCGCGTCGTATTTCACCTACTACGTGATCCGGCCGCAGGGCGGCTCGACCAACTACGGCACGCTGATCGAGCCGCAGCGGCCGATCCCGGCCGCGTTCGAGGTCACCGACGAGCACGGCGCGCGCGTGCCGCTCGCGTCGCTGCGCGGCGTCTGGCTGCTCGTGATGGTGAACGGCGGCGCCTGCGACGAGGCCTGCGCGAAGAAGCTCTACTTCATGCGCCAGGTGCGCGCGACGCAGGCGGGCGAGCGCCACCGGATCACGATGGTGTGGCTGCGCAGCGATGCGGCGGCCGTGCCCGACGTGATCGGGCGCGCCTACCCCGACACCCGCGAGTTGAGCGCCGATCCGGCCGAACTCGCGAAATGGCTGCCGGTCGACGCCGGCACGCAGTTGAGCGACCACATCTACATGGTCGATCCGAACGGCAATCTGATGATGCGTTTCCCGAAGAATCCGGACCCGAGCAAGATCAAGCGCGACGTGACGAAGCTGCTCAAGTGGTCGAGCATCGGTTGA